The DNA window GGTGGGCCAATCGAACGTGGGCCCCAGCTCCAGCGCGTCCAACGCCGCCAGCACTCCGGACGAACCCGCGCCGGCGTACACCAGCCGGCCGTCCGTCTTCGACAGCCGCTCCACCGCCGCATCCACCGCCCCACCCAGCCCCGGCAGCACGGACAGGCACGCCGCCACCGCCCGGGACTGCCCGCTCCACAGCGACTCCAGGACGTCCACCGTCCCCCAGGTATCCAACCCCTGGAAGCGGCAGGCCATCTCCTCCGTGTCCTCCACCATGACCGTGTCCCCCCGTTCAAACTGGTATCAAACTGGACTCAACGACAATACCAGCAAAAAACGCGTTTTCAAGGACCACCACGCAAATCAAACTAGCCACATTGCGTCAACGAACGGCCATTGCACAGAATCTCACAGTTAATTCAGCAAGGTACGCGGGCGACTTCTCAGCACTTTCAGGATTGGCCGAGAGGACCTCTGGTGCTATATTGGTATTCAACTGGTTCGACACCTGGAGTAACGACATGTCGGTGGATCCCCGCAGAGGCGCCCCGTTCGACAAGGGAGCGATCTCGAGCGCGCTTCCCATGCCGCTCTATCTCCAGCTCGCGCGACACCTGCGAGGCCTCATCGTGGGCGGGCATCTGGGCCACCTGGACGCGTTGCCCGGCGAGCGCGAGTTGGTGGAGACCTTCGGCGTGTCACGCGTCACGGTGCGCAAGGCGCTGCGTGAACTCCAGACGGAGGGCCTGCTCCAGCAACGTCAGGGCGCCGGCACGTTCGTCAACCGCGTGCCGTATGTGGAGCAGCGCCTGTCCACGCTGACGAGCTTCTCGGATGACATGGCCTCGCGCGGGTTGTCGGCGGGCTCGGTGTGGCTCCAGCGACTGGTGGCGGTCGCCACGCCGGAAGAGACGCTGTCCTTGGGCTTGAGTCCGGGCGCGACGGTGAGCCGCCTGCATCGACTGCGCACGGCCAATGACACGCCCATGGCGCTGGAGCTGGCCGTGGTGCCCACGCGGTTCCTGCCGGATCCGCGCACGGTGGAGGGCTCGCTGTACGGCGTGCTGCGCGCCCGAGGCCACACGCCGTTCCGTGCGCTCCAACGACTGTCCGCGGTGCAGCTCACCGCCGAGCAGGCCGGACACCTGGGCGTGCGCGAAGGCACGGCGGCCCTGTCCATCGAGCGGCGCACGCTGCTGGAGGACGGCACGCCGCTGGAGCTGGTGCGCTCTCAGTACCGCGGGGACGCCTATGACTTCGTCGTCGAGCTGAACATGACCGGAGGCCCGAGCCCCCAGGAGCCCCACCGATGATCTCCTCTCATCCCCTGCCCGTCATGGCGCGCGAGGCAGCGCAGAGCGCGGAGGTCGCGCGGCTCCAGCTCCTGCACTGCGAGGACGCCTTCGCGGAGCTGGGCGAGCGGCTGAGGCACCATCCGCCGCGCTTCGTCGTCACCTGCGCGCGCGGCAGCTCGGACCACGCGACCGTGTACGGCAAGTACCTCATCGAGACGGTGATGGGTCGCGCCGTCGCCTCGGTGGGCCCCAGCATCGCGTCCATCTACGGCGCGCACGCGCTCGACTTGCGCGACGCGCTCTTCATCGCCGTCTCGCAGTCCGGGCGCAGTCCCGACCTGCTGCGCATGACGGAGGCCGCGCGCGCGGGCGGCGCCTTCGTGGTGGGCTTCGTCAACGACCCAACCGCGCCGCTCACCTCGCGCTGTGACCTCGCGCTGCCGCTGTGCGCGGGACCCGAGCGGAGCGTCGCCGCCACCAAGTCCTATCTGCTCTCGGGCCTCGCCTTCCTTCGACTGGTGGCGCACTGGTCCGGAGATGCGTCGCTGCGCGAGGCAGTGGCCGCGCTCCCCGAGGCGCTGGAGGCCGCGCGCGCGCTCGACTGGTGGCCGGCGCTGAGCGGACTCACGGACGCGCGAAGCCTGTACGTCGTCGGCCGTGGCAGTGGCCTGGGCGCCGCGCTGGAGCTGGCGCTCAAGCTCAAGGAGACCTGCCGCCTGCACGCGGAAGCCTTCAGCTCGGCCGAGGTGCTTCATGGTCCCCTCGGGCTCGTGCGGCCAGGGTTCCCGGTGCTCGCGCTGGGGC is part of the Myxococcaceae bacterium JPH2 genome and encodes:
- a CDS encoding SIS domain-containing protein; protein product: MISSHPLPVMAREAAQSAEVARLQLLHCEDAFAELGERLRHHPPRFVVTCARGSSDHATVYGKYLIETVMGRAVASVGPSIASIYGAHALDLRDALFIAVSQSGRSPDLLRMTEAARAGGAFVVGFVNDPTAPLTSRCDLALPLCAGPERSVAATKSYLLSGLAFLRLVAHWSGDASLREAVAALPEALEAARALDWWPALSGLTDARSLYVVGRGSGLGAALELALKLKETCRLHAEAFSSAEVLHGPLGLVRPGFPVLALGQDDGTAEGTRAVVKRMLELGAEVRSVLPVPGATPLPTVSDLPAVLAPLCQVQSFYMAVHRLASARGLDPDAPAHLRKVTETV
- a CDS encoding GntR family transcriptional regulator, giving the protein MSVDPRRGAPFDKGAISSALPMPLYLQLARHLRGLIVGGHLGHLDALPGERELVETFGVSRVTVRKALRELQTEGLLQQRQGAGTFVNRVPYVEQRLSTLTSFSDDMASRGLSAGSVWLQRLVAVATPEETLSLGLSPGATVSRLHRLRTANDTPMALELAVVPTRFLPDPRTVEGSLYGVLRARGHTPFRALQRLSAVQLTAEQAGHLGVREGTAALSIERRTLLEDGTPLELVRSQYRGDAYDFVVELNMTGGPSPQEPHR